The Juglans microcarpa x Juglans regia isolate MS1-56 chromosome 8S, Jm3101_v1.0, whole genome shotgun sequence genome has a window encoding:
- the LOC121245115 gene encoding AP-3 complex subunit delta-like has product MAGGVFSSYYSSSSIMETLFQRTLEDLIKGLRLQLIGESAFVSKAIDEIRREVKSTDPHTKSTALQKLSYLASLHFHDMSWAAFHVVEVMSSSRFSHKRIGYHAASLSFHDDTPVLLLITNQLRKDLASTNEFEVSLALECLSRISTPDLARDLTPEIFTLLSTTKILVRKKAISVVLRVFAKYPDAVRVCFKRLVENLDSSDPQILAAVVGVFCELASQDPGSYLPLAPEFYRILIDSKNNWVLIKVLKIFAKLAPLEPRLAKRVVEPICDHLRRTGAKSLMFECIRTVVSSFSEYESAVKLAVVKIRELLVDDDPNLKYLGLQALSVIAPKHLWAVLENKEVVIKWLSDEDPNIKLESLRLVMAMVSESNVVEISRVLVNFSLKSDPGFCNEILGSILFTCSRNVYEMIIDFDWYVSLLGEMSRIPHCQKGDEIENQLIDIGLRVKDVRPELLRVARDLLIDPALLGNPFLHRILAAAAWVSGEYVEFSRNPFELMEALLQPRTSLLPLSVRAVYIHSAFKVLIFCLHSYILQSESITSSFPDNLVLGVSELVLKRNMLEGSDLTTCEAPSAHLSEGFNPRNQSYEDLSIENGGDRTINHGQTSTRAFSEKNIFTYESIINLINQVELALGPLTGSHDAEVLERTRHILCFIGLIKGEITECLVQKGKTLESEEMKASKIIKLMSDAFSEELGPVSVSAQQRVPIPEGLVLKENLDDLETICADIQVPPSNLFSLGSPYYGEEVGVSSFGLQNKEESEPSNEATSLLTEHRKLHGLYYLALEKNEIVGNDYPPANEPKLQDSPKNDTEDLVKLTVQSLATNKKPNHAKTRPVVVKLDEGDLVTITAKRPETKDDLVSGAVREVLLGSDTRTATSQSNPSDKSSSKRKGKEKLNVDHSELKENLGVSETPKQENPSSRKNKHRTNGKERGHKSPGKIGEEREENGQKGKQKSSHRHARHKARHRADAPLNVVSQTPVIPDFLL; this is encoded by the coding sequence ATGGCGGGGggagttttttcttcttattattcttcttcttccatcatGGAGACTCTCTTCCAACGCACTCTGGAGGACCTGATCAAAGGCCTCCGCCTCCAACTCATCGGCGAGTCGGCCTTCGTCTCCAAGGCCATCGACGAGATCCGCCGCGAGGTCAAGTCCACCGATCCCCACACCAAGTCCACCGCCCTCCAAAAGCTCTCCTACCTCGCCTCCCTTCACTTCCACGACATGTCCTGGGCCGCCTTCCATGTCGTCGAGGTCATGTCTTCCTCCCGCTTCTCCCACAAGAGGATCGGCTACCACGCCGCCTCTCTATCCTTCCACGATGACACCCCCGTCCTCCTCCTCATCACCAACCAGCTCCGCAAGGATCTCGCCAGCACCAACGAGTTCGAGGTAAGCCTCGCCCTCGAATGTCTCTCGAGAATTTCCACTCCTGATCTTGCTAGAGATTTAACCCCCGAAATATTCACTCTTTTGTCGACTACTAAAATTCTCGTTAGGAAGAAAGCCATTAGCGTCGTTTTGAGGGTGTTCGCCAAATACCCAGATGCCGTGAGAGTTTGTTTTAAGCGTTTGGTTGAGAATTTAGATAGTTCGGACCCCCAGATTTTGGCTGCGGTTGTGGGGGTCTTTTGCGAGCTAGCTTCCCAAGACCCCGGATCGTATCTTCCGTTGGCACCCGAGTTTTATAGGATATTAATCGATTCCAAGAATAATTGGGTCTTGATTAAGGTGTTGAAGATTTTCGCCAAGTTGGCTCCATTAGAGCCAAGATTGGCGAAGAGGGTTGTTGAGCCCATATGCGACCATTTGAGGAGGACTGGGGCAAAGTCATTGATGTTTGAGTGCATTAGGACTGTAGTGAGTAGTTTCAGCGAATATGAATCCGCAGTGAAGCTTGCCGTTGTGAAAATTCGGGAATTGCTGGTTGATGATGACCCGAATCTTAAATATCTTGGACTGCAGGCACTTTCCGTTATTGCCCCAAAGCATTTGTGGGCAGTGTTGGAGAACAAGGAGGTTGTGATTAAGTGGCTGAGTGATGAGGATCCTAATATCAAGCTTGAGTCCTTGCGTCTTGTGATGGCAATGGTTTCTGAGAGTAATGTTGTGGAAATTTCCAGGGTTTTGGTGAATTTTTCTCTTAAGTCTGACCCAGGATTTTGCAATGAGATTCTTGGATCCATTTTATTCACGTGTTCTAGAAATGTGTATGAGATGATTATTGACTTTGATTGGTATGTTTCACTTCTTGGAGAAATGTCGAGGATTCCACATTGTCAAAAGGGGGATGAAATTGAGAATCAGCTAATTGATATAGGTTTGAGGGTCAAGGATGTTAGACCTGAACTTCTTCGGGTTGCTCGTGATCTGCTGATTGACCCTGCATTACTGGGTAACCCTTTCTTGCATAGGATATTAGCTGCGGCTGCTTGGGTGTCAGGGGAGTATGTTGAGTTCTCGAGGAATCCATTTGAACTTATGGAGGCTCTGTTGCAACCTCGTACGAGTCTCTTGCCACTATCAGTAAGAGCAGTTTATATCCATTCTGCTTTTAAAGTCTTAATCTTTTGTCTGCACTCTTACATCTTGCAAAGTGAGAGTATTACATCTTCATTTCCTGATAATTTGGTGTTGGGGGTTTCAGAATTAGTATTGAAAAGGAACATGCTAGAGGGTTCTGATTTGACAACATGTGAAGCTCCTTCTGCTCATCTTAGTGAAGGCTTCAACCCAAGGAACCAGTCATATGAAGATCTTTCAATAGAAAATGGTGGGGATAGAACTATTAATCACGGCCAAACATCCACACGTGCTTTTTCAGAGAAGAACATTTTCACATATGAATCTATTATTAACCTGATAAATCAAGTTGAATTAGCTCTGGGCCCGCTTACAGGAAGCCATGATGCAGAAGTACTTGAGAGAACACGGCATATATTATGTTTCATTGGGTTGATTAAAGGAGAAATAACTGAATGCTTAGTACAGAAGGGGAAAACTTTGGAAAGTGAAGAAATGAAAGCTTCCAAAATCATCAAACTGATGTCTGATGCCTTCTCCGAGGAGCTTGGTCCAGTCTCAGTTAGTGCTCAGCAAAGGGTTCCTATACCAGAAGGGTTAGTGCTTAAGGAGAATCTTGATGATTTGGAGACAATCTGTGCTGATATTCAAGTTCCTCCATCAAATTTATTCTCTCTTGGAAGTCCTTATTATGGGGAGGAGGTTGGTGTTTCCTCCTTTGGCCTACAGAACAAAGAAGAGTCAGAACCATCTAATGAGGCCACATCTCTGCTCACAGAACACCGTAAGCTACACGGATTATACTATCTAGCtttagagaaaaatgaaattgtaGGAAATGATTATCCACCTGCTAATGAGCCCAAGCTACAGGATAGTCCTAAGAATGATACGGAGGATCTGGTTAAGCTTACAGTGCAATCACTTGCTACCAACAAAAAGCCAAACCATGCAAAGACTAGGCCTGTAGTGGTGAAATTGGATGAAGGAGATTTAGTAACTATTACAGCCAAAAGACCAGAGACAAAGGATGATTTGGTCTCTGGTGCTGTGCGGGAAGTGCTTTTAGGAAGTGACACCCGAACCGCTACATCACAAAGTAACCCATCTGATAAGTCATCCAGTAAgagaaaagggaaggaaaagttAAATGTTGATCATTCTGAATTGAAAGAAAATCTGGGTGTTTCAGAAACGCCTAAACAGGAAAATCCAAGttcaagaaaaaacaaacaccGTACTAATGGTAAAGAGAGAGGGCATAAGAGTCCAGGAAAGATTGGTgaggaaagagaagaaaatggtCAGAAAGGGAAGCAAAAGAGTAGTCATCGGCATGCTAGGCACAAAGCTCGGCATAGAGCTGATGCACCCTTGAATGTGGTTTCACAAACACCCGTAATCCCAGATTTTCTTTTGTAG
- the LOC121245119 gene encoding protein SAR DEFICIENT 1-like, producing MAAKRFFNESESSNEDQLQAAAAEKRKKPRYSFASVIGEVVMVNSLQNLFSNSLEPLLRRVVKEEVENGLKRCSQLSITRSPSLRIQAAPEPSSLRLIFSKNLSLPIFTGSKIVDIENNPLQVLLVDTSVAGTDRMGLVNFAHPIKIEIVVLDGDFPLGDCDAWTAEEYDSKIVKERTGKRPLLAGEVSITMREGIATIAGDIEFTDNSSWIRSRKFRIGAKVSPGSNHQGARIYEAMTEAFVVKDHRGEVYKKHHPPMLNDEVWRLQKIGKEGAFHKKLQSQGINSVQDFLKLSVVDAPKLRNILGTGMSDKMWDATIKHARTCVLGNKLYLLKGNNLAIFLNPVCQLVKAEIDGQLYHARDLNKTYIENSTRIAYENWSSLQEVEETTTDLVLTQGETIEQYPNHQGLMKSIFHQDAGYNFLAERPVDPQVAYGLGSGSSVHESGYSHDWIINYNTPIENGMIINYGNSESSSDGEVMHPKSFLSDC from the exons ATGGCGGCCAAACGCTTTTTTAATGAATCCGAATCGTCCAATGAAGACCAGCTGCAAGCTGCAGCTGCCGAGAAAAGGAAGAAACCCAGATATTCTTTTGCTTC TGTTATTGGAGAGGTGGTAATGGTGAATTCCTTGCAGAACCTTTTCTCAAACAGCTTGGAACCTTTGCTTAGAAGAGTG GTGAAAGAAGAGGTGGAGAATGGTCTAAAAAGATGTTCCCAATTATCTATAACCAGATCACCTTCATTGCGAATCCAAGCTGCACCGGAGCCATCAAGTCTCCGACTGATTTTCAGCAAGAATCTTTCACTCCCCATATTCACTGGAAGCAAGATTGTGGACATTGAAAACAACCCACTTCAAGTCCTCCTCGTAGACACAAGTGTTGCCGGTACTGATCGAATGGGTCTTGTGAATTTTGCTCACCCaatcaaaatagaaattgtTGTTCTCGACGGTGACTTTCCTCTTGGTGATTGTGATGCTTGGACTGCTGAAGAATACGATAGCAAAATCGTAAAGGAGAGAACTGGCAAGAGGCCATTGCTTGCCGGAGAGGTATCTATCACCATGAGGGAAGGGATCGCTACTATTGCTGGAGATATAGAGTTCACAGACAACTCAAGCTGGATCCGGAGCCGGAAATTCAGGATCGGTGCAAAAGTTTCTCCAGGAAGCAACCATCAAGGTGCTAGAATTTATGAAGCCATGACTGAAGCTTTTGTCGTCAAAGATCATCGTGGAGAAG TGTACAAGAAGCATCATCCACCAATGTTGAACGATGAAGTTTGGCGCCTACAGAAGATTGGGAAAGAGGGAGCTTTCCATAAGAAGCTGCAATCTCAGGGCATTAACAGTGTACAAGACTTCCTGAAATTGTCTGTTGTCGACGCCCCAAAACTTAGAAAC ATTTTAGGTACTGGAATGTCTGATAAGATGTGGGACGCAACAATAAAGCATGCTAGGACATGCGTTTTGGGCAACAAATTGTACCTTCTAAAGGGAAATAACCTTGCCATCTTCTTGAATCCTGTATGCCAACTTGTTAAGGCTGAAATTGATGGGCAACTATACCACGCTAGGGATTTGAACAAG ACCTATATTGAGAACTCGACAAGGATAGCATATGAAAATTGGAGTTCCTTGCAAGAGGTGGAAGAGACTACTACTGACTTAGTACTAACGCAAG gTGAAACGATCGAGCAATATCCCAACCATCAAGGCCTAATGAAATCAATATTTCACCAAGACGCGGGGTATAACTTCCTTGCCGAAAGACCTGTTGATCCTCAAGTGGCGTATGGGTTAGGCAGTGGATCATCAGTACATGAGAGTGGGTATAGTCATGACTGGATAATAAACTATAACACGCCAATTGAAAATGGCATGATTATCAACTATGGCAACTCAGAATCTTCATCAGATGGAGAAGTAATGCACCCAAAGTCTTTCCTCAGTGACtgttga
- the LOC121245118 gene encoding glycosyltransferase BC10-like, producing MKNKLVQSSSAISHPKLLFNTQMAHLQNLVTCFLIFCSGLALGLTLMSFYLRDFSFTLKLNQLLLPISPKMSSSAPFGLSLKTANMNLSSRVGLTEFLKPPHVIMHDMDDEELLWRASMVPRILEFPFNRTPKVAFMFLTKGPVLLAPLWELFFKGVHEGLYSIYVHPNPSFNGTEPQGSVFHGRRIPSKAVRWGEFNMLEAERRLLANALLDVSNQRFVLLSESCIPLFNFSTIYNYLIGSKTTFVEAYDLPGPVGQGRYSPKMSPMIMLKQWRKGAQWFEMDRELAIEVISDKRYFPIFGRHCKNACYSDEHYLPTFVSIHFWKRNSNRTLTWVDWSKGGPHPTRFLRTDVTIDFLERLRNGSQCEYNGRKRTNICHLFARKFTLHALDRLLRFAPKLMQFNSIDDLHR from the exons atGAAGAACAAACTTGTACAAAGTTCATCAGCAATTTCACACCCAAAACTACTCTTCAATACTCAAATGGCGCATCTGCAAAACCTTGTCACCTGTTTTCTTATCTTTTGCTCCGGTTTAGCCCTCGGACTTACTCTCATGAGTTTCTACCTCAGAGATTTCTCCTTCACCCTGAAACTCAATCAACTCCTCCTTCCAATATCTCCTAAAATGTCATCATCTGCTCCTTTCGGCCTCTCATTGAAAACTGCCAACATGAATCTTAGCAGCCGAGTTGGGCTGACAGAGTTTTTGAAACCACCCCATGTTATTATGCACGACATGGATGACGAAGAGTTGCTTTGGAGGGCTTCGATGGTTCCTAGGATCCTTGAGTTTCCATTTAATCGCACCCCAAAAGTTGCATTCATGTTTTTGACAAAAGGGCCTGTGCTGTTGGCTCCACTCTGGGAGCTGTTCTTTAAAGGAGTACATGAAGGTCTGTATTCTATATATGTGCACCCAAATCCTTCTTTCAATGGAACAGAGCCCCAAGGTTCTGTATTTCATGGCCGGAGGATCCCGAGCAAG GCTGTGAGATGGGGAGAGTTTAACATGTTGGAGGCGGAGCGCCGCCTGCTAGCCAATGCGCTTCTCGACGTGTCGAACCAACGCTTTGTGCTTCTCTCGGAGTCGTGTATTCCTCTATTCAATTTCTCGACGATATACAACTATCTTATAGGCTCGAAAACAACCTTCGTGGAGGCCTATGATTTACCGGGCCCGGTGGGGCAAGGCCGATATAGCCCTAAAATGAGTCCCATGATTATGCTCAAGCAATGGCGGAAAGGCGCCCAATGGTTTGAGATGGACCGTGAGCTTGCCATTGAAGTAATTTCGGATAAAAGGTATTTCCCAATATTTGGAAGACATTGCAAGAACGCTTGTTATTCGGATGAGCATTACTTGCCCACATTTGTTAGCATCCATTTTTGGAAGAGGAACTCAAATAGGACTTTGACTTGGGTTGACTGGTCAAAGGGTGGACCCCACCCAACAAGGTTTCTAAGAACAGATGTGACCATTGATTTTTTGGAGAGGTTAAGGAATGGTAGCCAATGTGAGTACAATGGGCGGAAGAGAACCAATATCTGCCATTTGTTTGCAAGGAAGTTCACTCTCCATGCTTTGGATAGGCTGTTGAGATTTGCTCCAAAGCTTATGCAATTCAATTCAATTGATGATTTGCATAGATAG